The following DNA comes from Cryomorphaceae bacterium.
CATCGAGGCTTCTGATGTGGAAATCTGCAACGGTGATGAAATCACACTGACTGCTTCGGGAGCCGATGATGTTTCGTGGTCTGACGGCATCCAGAACGGAGTGCCATTTGTGCCGGAACAAACGACCAGCTATACAGTAACAGGCACAACAGATGGTTGTTCCTCAGAATCAAGTGTTGAAGTCATCGTAAACCCGCTGCCTGAGGTAAGCATTATGGGAGATTTGCCGGAATTGGTGTGCCTTTTTCACGCTCCTATTGAACTGACCTTTGGCTCTCCTGCCGGAGGAATATGGTCGGGTAACGGTGTGATCAACAACCTCTTTAACCCCGAAGTGGCGGGTGTTGATATTCATCTGCTTACCTACACCTTCAGCGATGAAAACGATTGCAGCAACGAAGCCTCATTTGAAATCCAGGTAGATTTTTGCACTTCTGTGGGTGAGCTGGAGGACTCAGGTTCTTTTGTATTGTTTCCCAATCCCTCAACAGATATTTGCTGGATTGAAACGAAAGGCTTGCCGGCCGCCATTGACTATATAGCGGTACACGACGCCATGGGCCGTGTTGTTGGTATGAAGAATCACCCTGAGGGGAGTGGCGCATTGCAGCCAGGACAGGGAAGCCGTGTTTCCCTGGATGTTGGAGCACTTGCTTCGGGCACCTATGTGGTGCGCCTGGTTTGCGGCGATATTCAACTGCACAAGCACCTTGTGATTGCCCGCTGAAAATTGTAATTTCCTTTCCGGGTTGGATGTTCGCGCTAACTTCTCCGGAATGTTGAAAGTGTTTGTACTTTGTCAGTCTGTTATTGCGAGGGCGCGTGGGCGCCCTCGCAATTTACGGCTTCGCAAAAACCGATGATGCTCAAGAAAAGAATGTTAATGCTGGTTCTTGTCCTTGTAACGCTGCAAGTTGCGGGGCAAAAAATCGCGCCCGATCTCGACAGTCTGAAACAGGTGGCCCGGCACGGCGAAGATCCCATGGAGCGCGCCCGATCCTTTAATTTTCTCTCGCAGGCATTCAGCACTTCATCATTGGACAGTTCGCTGCTCTTCAGTCAAAACGCCCTGAAGCTGGTCCACCATCATCAATTGGATACTTTGCGCACCGACGTATATAACACGCTTGCCATCATCTACATCAAACGAGGCCAACTCGATTTGGGCATGAGCTACCTCGACTCGGTGGTTGTGGTGGGCAAAGCGCAGCATAATGCGGCCGCACAGCTTTCTGCCAATATCAACCTTGCTGCGCTGTACTTTCAAATGGGTGAATACGAAGATGCGCTGTTGCACAACCTGGATGCGCTGAAAATTGCCGAATTGGAAAAAGACACTTTTGGAATGGCTTCTGCTCATCTCAATATCTGCGGCATTCATTTCATCCGCAAGGAATATGAGCTGAGCCGGCAAAGCGCTATGGAGTCTTTACGGTTGTACCGGGCAAAAAACCGCCCCTACCGAATTGCACAAGCACTCGTAAGCCTCGGAGCAGTGTACGTGGAACTCGGAGAGCTCACCGAAGTAAAGCAATACGCCGATGAAGCGCTCGCAATCGGAATCGAATCGGGGGATGCAGAAATTCAGGGGGATGCCCTGCGCCTTTTGGCAACCCACGCCAATTCCGTTGCGAAGCACGAGGATGCTTTGCTGAACATCACACAATCTTTAGAACTGTTTGAAAAAGTGGGCAACCCGCTGAAAATCCTACAGGGGACGCTTATTCGGGGAGAAACATTGCAATACCTGAAGCGACTTGATGCAGCGCAGGAAGCATTTGAAACCGGCCTTTCGATGGCCCGCCAACTGGATGCCGGTCATTTGAAACGCGACGCATTGGAGGGTTTGATGCATGTGCATGCTGCCAAAGGAAACCACGCCGCCGCCTGGAACTACAGTCAGCGCTACATTGCCTTACAGGATTTATTGATCAATGAGGAAAATCTGCGCCAGATCAACACGCTGAGCAAGCAGTTTGAAACAGAAAAGCAACTGGCTGAAATTGCACGTCTGGAAGCGCGGAATATCATACAAAACGCACAGATCAAGCAAAAAGAGGCCGAAGCGTCGTTCCGCAACCTGGTGGTTGTTTCGCTGGTATTACTACTTATACTTCTGCTGATCACCGGATACTTTCTGCGGCGGCAAAACCAACTGAAGGAGAGCCAGAAAGCGGCTGAGCTTGAGCACCGGGCACTGCGAAACCAAATGAATCCGCATTTTATTTTCAACTGCCTCAACAGTTTGCAGCGCCTTTACGTTGAGGGCAGGCAGGCCGAAGCCAACGACTATATGGGGGATTTTGCCGACCTGCTGCGCAAAACCCTTGAAAATAGTAATAAACGGAGCATCAGCTTACACGAAGAACTACAAACCCTTCAACTCTATCTGGAGCTTGAAAAAGTGCGAAGCCCAAATGAAATCAACTATCAAATCACTGTTGATAAACGCATTGACCCTCATGTTTTGAAGGTCCCGCCACTGATTTTGCAACCCTTTGTAGAAAATGCCATCTGGCACGGCATTCTTCCGGGCAAAAAGCCCGGCTCCATTTTGATTGATATCGCACCCGAAAAAGGCGGGTATCGGTTTATGATTGAGGATAATGGCGTTGGTTTTCAATCCGAACGAAAACGCACCCACGAATCGCACGGCATACGCATTACCACACAACGAATAGGACGTGAGGTGTTGATTGAGCCCAAAGATAGCGGAGGCACCTTGGTTCAGTTCACACTAAAACGCACAGCATGATAAAGGCAGTGATTGTGGACGATGAGAATGATGCGCGCTTTCTTTTGCGCAACCTAATCGAGCAGCACTTTTCCGAACAACTGGAAGTGGCAGGAGAAGCAGCCAGCATTGCCGACGCAGTGCAGGCTATTCACACACTTCAACCCGATGTGGTTTTTCTGGATATTCAGCTCAGGGAAGGCACCGGCTTTGACATTCTTCAGAAAATTGAGAATAAAAACTTCGAAGTGATTTTTGTTACAGCCTACGATGAGTATGCTGTCAAGGCTTTTTCATTCAGCGCATTGGGGTACTTGATGAAGCCCGTTAAAATCCGCGAAATGAAAAAAGTGGTGGAGCAATTGGCAGAAAAAATCTCATTGCTCAAAGCAAGCTCAGAAAAGCGACTCAAAGTGTTGGTGGATGGCTTTGGGGAAGATCGCACCATCAACAAACTGGTTATTCCTCACCTTGGTGGCTTCGACGTAATTGCGCTCGGCGAAATAGTGCGGCTTGAGGGCGATGCGAACTATACGCACATACATCTGGTGAACAAAAAGCGCATTACCGCGTCGCGGGCGCTCGGCACCTATGAGGTGTTGCTGCTGGATTTCGGGTTTTTCCGCATTCACCAAAGCACCATCATTAACCTGAGTCATGTGCGGGTCTATCATCGTGAGGGAGGTGGTTACGTAGAACTGGCCGACGGTCATCAGGCCAAGTTGAGCCGACATCGCAAGGCCGATTTTATGCAGCGGTTTTTGGGGTAGTTTTAAATCCAAAATATGCAAGTAGCGGAGCTTCTTGCATATTCGATATAGAGAATCAATCTTTTACAGCTCACTTCGGCAGGCTCAGTACAAGTGCTTCGCTGCACTGAAAAAGTGATTCACCCCGCCTACCGGCGCGCAGGCCCGCCTGCCTCCAATTAAAATATTGATGGCGGGCAGGCAGTTCGGAGCTTTT
Coding sequences within:
- a CDS encoding DNA-binding response regulator, with product MIKAVIVDDENDARFLLRNLIEQHFSEQLEVAGEAASIADAVQAIHTLQPDVVFLDIQLREGTGFDILQKIENKNFEVIFVTAYDEYAVKAFSFSALGYLMKPVKIREMKKVVEQLAEKISLLKASSEKRLKVLVDGFGEDRTINKLVIPHLGGFDVIALGEIVRLEGDANYTHIHLVNKKRITASRALGTYEVLLLDFGFFRIHQSTIINLSHVRVYHREGGGYVELADGHQAKLSRHRKADFMQRFLG